The Drosophila sechellia strain sech25 chromosome 2L, ASM438219v1, whole genome shotgun sequence region AGTTGCATTGCAGCATTCGGCGAAAGTGGAAGAAGGGCACAACGCGCTTTGCATTCCATAAAAATCGCATAACAAAGGGAGTTAATTAAAGTCCATTCGCGCACACATACATGCCCATTGCGAAGTAAACAAATTCACATTGGATTGGATCGCCTGTGTTTGCGTATCAATTCTCGCTGGTGGGTGGTTAGGAAGGCAAATGGGCTTATCTACGCCCTCTTATCTATGCCCTCTGTGCGTCCCATTGTCCAATTATGGAATATTAACGCCGTCTATTTCTCGTCCACTCGCAGTTCTCGTGGCCAAAATCAAAGGTTCTGCTCTGAACGCCAGCAATTATCAGTACCAAGTGGTGGCCGAGCAGACAGCGCCAGACGATTCCCAGATCGAATATATATTCCTCCAACAGTCGGATATGATGAAGGTATGGGGCGCAAATCTCACTGCCATTACCTGGGCCCATGCCGTCAACAGCCAGCAATTGCTGGACGAGGTCCTAACCGAAACCAGTAAGATCATTGGCCAAATATGCGCGTGTAATGAACTTATCAATGGTATCATTTCCCTGCCAAAGGTGGCATTGACTTCATCGAAGCGGACATTGTGCTGGGCAAACTGAATGGCGATGGCGAGGACATACCCATAATGGCCCATCCGCCGGCCAATGTCTCTGATCTTACGCTGACGGATTTTCTCTACCAGATCATTAATTTCAATCGGGATCATGAGGACCAAAAAAAGGGCGTTAAACTCGACTTCAAGTCGATCGAGGTGTTCGAGGGTTCCCTGGACATTCTGGACGTGAATATTCCGAACGTAAGTTTGGTCATCGAATCCAGGATATCGGAGCCAACAATAACATTACCTCTGTGTTGCAGCCTACCACCTATCCTGTGTGGATAAACGCCGATATTCTAAGTGGTCCCGTGGAACAGAATAGGACCGTGCCCGTTGATGCGGACCGATTCTTCGCCGGCTGTATGCGCTACAAACAGGCAGTGCTCTCCATCGGCTGGACAACTAACTGGGGAGCCGACTTCCGGAATGGCGAGTACACGCAGCAGCAGTGCGATGACATGCTGGAAACGCTGAGCGGGAACAATGTCCTATCCACTGGCCAGGCCATCACCTTTCCCGTGCGCGCTGGCATTGCCGCCAATAGCGAGGAGCAACTGCATCGACTGGTGGCCGCGGTAAACGAGACAAACGAGAGCACCCTGACCATCTGGTCGTCTGCCGGTGActatgtggatgtggataaGTTGCGAAAGCTGATCTTCAGCTTCGGGTTGGACAGAGTCTATCTGGATGTGCCGGAGGAGCTGGCCTCACAATTGAACCTGGACAATCCCGGCAACGGAGCCAGCACCTTCAAATCCCTGTTTGGCTTCAGTTTCGTGAGCCTTTGTTTTTGGGCGCTGTCTAGCTGGATGCAGCAGTTATAATAtacataattaatataagtaCGGTAATCAGAGCAATTTTTATACAACTTCCAGAAAACACCATTAAAACTTATACTTTTATGTGttgacagttttattttcgtttagGTGGAATCATGGGAAATCGCCTTGGATGACGCGTCATCTTATATAAAAAGATGAATTTTAAaacacatttaattattcaagtgtattgtGTGGATTTAAAGAAACTTATTTAGGGGAATATGTTTTTCAAGgcaagaaaaaatgaaaagtttaATAGCTACAAATGTATAAATggattggattttcgattcaaaattatatgaagatATGTttggaaatttttttttcagggTCTCCATACGTAATTTTAGTAACTACTGCCATTTTCAGAAAGTCCCTCTTTGATCACTtgattttaatcattttttcTATTCATTTATCTTAAGGAATTTTTGGAAATATTTCCGTGGTTCACAGCTGCTCTTTATAATTTAGGTATTTAGATCTTACACTGATCGACATTTGTACATAGGATATGCGTTATCTTTGCAGTGCTAGCGTTATTTGTACAAGACTTAAAACAacaactttaaatttttagtttttcggCCTACCTATGTAACTGAGCAACAATTCTAGCTGCCTATGTTCTCTGTTcaatattatttctttttaactTCAGATCAATCTGGATGAAAACCTTAAATATCGCTATACGAAAGTTAtgaattataatataaatataaatactttGGGCATGAGCAGTTTTAACTTCAAGAATTAAGGAAATGAATAATGGGGCGCTCTACGCGTGTCGCTCTATATACAATTTAGTTTATCCTACTAAAATAGTTAATGACTTTTTGCTTGCGTTTTCTGCTGTTATTTGgcactaaaataaataatcttaTAAATCTCTCTCGCTGTCCGCAAAGCGTGCAGATGTGTTGAGGGAACTCCTTATGCGATTGGCGCGTGCGTGGTTGGTAATGTGGTGGTATGTGACGTGAATTGGAACGACATCCTCGATGAGCAACTGGGTCCAGACTCTTAGAGCCTGGCTAAGGCAGAATGGTTTCATCACGCTGTTCTAAGCAATTTTAAGCTACGGCGACGTAAATGAGTCTTAGGCAGATGATCGTTGGCGGCACCGTCAGAATGGCTTGATGCCAACGCATGTATTATCTAACTACAACGTCGGGCGAGTGCTCGCTGATCAGACGCTCCCTGTGCATGCTTTCCATGGTACCATTCTCCTGTCTTATGCCAGAATCGCGATTATAGTCCAGTAGGCGCACTCCCACACGCTCGTTGCCCGATGAACTAATGTTGTTCCGGAATAGTTGGGCCACCGGCGCTGTGGCTGCCTTCGAATTTACACCAAATGCGTTCAGTGGACGCAGGACACTGGCCTTCGCCTTTGGATCGCTGTGACAGATGTGCGTCACTTGCCGCGTCGGGTACCAGCAGGTGCATATGAGACCGCCCGCCAAGAGTATGCCGGTTACGATCTGTCCCAGCAGGACAATTAGCGGAACAAGCGCAATGTCTGCAGCAATTTCCTCTGACACGCGTACGCGCTCCTCGCACCACATCATAGGTATCATGACCGTCGGGACATTCTCATACAAGCtgaaagaaaatgaaaattttagttCATGTAAAGAAAGGGCTTATGTAAAAATCAAGATACTTACGAAACACCCGGAATTGACTCCATGTAGTAGTTGGCCTGAAAGCCACCACCCACGTCCATTGGCACGCCCGCATTGGGTTCCAGGGTCATGAAGAACTCGTGCTTCTCGCGTTCTGGTCGCAAACCCTCGATGGCCTCCAGATAGCTTGGATCCGCCAAGTAGAAGTGTGGGAAGGACGTGTAGACGGATGCGTTCATGGCGCAGGGTCCGATATTGATCACCCCGCTGGGCATACACTTTCCATTGACGCAATAGCAACTGGTATCCGGATAAAGGGTGCCATTGTCCACAGCGTGCCGGGTGCCACTGAATTTGTAGGCGGTCACGCCGTGCACGGTCACAGTTTCCACGTAGTCCAGTGGTATAGCACGGCACATCTTGGGCATGTACATGTAGACGGTGTCTTTGGTGCCAAGGTTGGGCGGAAAGAATTCGCCCATCGAGCCGTGCACCTGCCCGCAGGTGCCGTCAAAGGCTCCAGTATGCGTCAAATTGTTCCACGTATGAATCTGACCCATTTTCGCGATATCATCGGCTCCTGTGAACATGTTGATACCACCATCGAACTCGGAACTGCCATTTCGTGGGTAATGGTAGCCTACACGTTTGTAGGGAACATCCTGAGGGCTTAACAGCTTGCCCAGGTTTATGAATGGATGCTTGTAGCCCGAGAAAAGCATTTCATTAACGGTTCTCGTAGTGGTCACTCTCTGTCCATACAATTTATTGGCAAAGTTAACGGCACCTCTGGCAAAGTAATTGTCGGCCGCACGTCTAGCAGCAGactgtttaaaaataattaagatgTAAATAGATTTCAGTGAGATTGAGAGATTCTGGGAACTTACGTGCGCTACGCTGTTGACCGTAGTCACTTTATCCCATAAACTTCCATTGCTGCCGGCAGCATCAAAGTAGAACCAGGACTTTTTGCGAAATGATACGGAGGCGTTATGATTGTGCCATTCGATGTCCACCTTGTCGGGTTTCTCTCGAAACCGATAGGGTCCCAGTTGCTCAAAGTGGGGCTTCTTACTCGAGCCCACATAGAAGTCCTCTGGATTCGTCCAGTTAAATAGATAGATATCGAAGTCCAAAGGCAACGGCGACACCTTCCAGCCCTCGAATGATCGTGAATTGGGGCTCAGGGCCATTTCCTATTATAATGAAAAGTTATAAATACAATGATAATCGATTTACATAATAAGCTGGCAATAATTGAGGATAACTGGTTGCTAAATTGGCACAGCAATTAAACATCGAATTCGTTGATGAAAAATTGCGCATCGAGTATGCGACCAATGTGCATATGGGTGAACCGATCAAAGTTCACAAATGATCTGTGCAATTGGTACCCATTGGAGCATCCATAATTGACTCGCAATACACATGTACTTGTAGTGTTGTGCACATTGAAAGTGCCATGTACATAGGCACTATTTTGCATAAAACTAATAGTGATAGAGTGACGCTTGAAATGCACTTTCTCGCTACATTGTAGGGCTCTATCTCCGCGAAATTGCAGGTGCTAGGTGCGATTACATGGGTTTGGTGGATTGCTCTTATCAGCCATCAATCATTGTAAGCCAGAACGATAGACATAATAACGATCGTCTAGATCGCAGACCACTGGCCACCATTTTGTATGGCCCAGGGCCTTATAATCTATATAATTGGAACTGCGACTGAGCTACAGGAAATGACTAAACTGATAAAATGGCAAAGGTTTGAATTAGGTTCTAAGCAATTTCGACCATGTTCCCCATAAGCCCTGTAAAATCCTAATGGATTACACATGTCTGCCGGATTGCGTATCGAAGTGGAGCACAGGTGTTCGGTCAGGGTCATCGGACGTGCAAAAGTGCGGTTACATGCACATGCCGGTTCTGGATGGTTATGGCCGTTTATGAGCGTTTTTTTGCCATATATGCCATACATGTATGTAGGTATGGAACTGAAGAGCGTTGTCTAATCGAACATGGCTATCGCAAAATGGGTTATTTTTCAGGTTTTGTCCAAGATAAGATAGCGAGAAACCCATTACAATTTCGCGGCCGCAACTCCAACACTTCGGATGGTATTTCCGCCGACCCAGAGCCAAAAAAACATTAAAGGGGAACACATTTCGATGTTGGATTATTGACCCCGTGATTCACATTGACAGGTGTGcccttttcttttttgatAAAGCCAATTAATCACTTACTATTTTTAGTAGCCACTGCCAACAGGAATCGCGATCGAAACTTTCATGAGTCAAAAAAAACACCTGGCTAACCAAAATattatcaatttaattgatgattatttggaaaatgaaaaaaaaaaatttaaaaaattcgaattaatttaaaaccTAACATGAGGAGTATCATTCTAAAAAATTTGTGCAATATTAAATGCTCATTTCAACAAGGTTCCTCGCTCTTCGTTCATTGCCATTTAACGATCACAACGATTAAGGAGAACGCTTTGCAATGAGATTTTAACTGCCATGACTAAGCACTCTATATacagaaaaaaaacacaccAACTATAGCATTAACATGCTAATTAAAGGCACATGCAAATGTTTAGGATCTTACATATGCGAGTTTTTTACCCACCCAACAATAACTTTACAAAATGTACTCTATAAGGGATCATTTCGCCTGTTGTTAGTCCTTATCTTATCTATTGGCTTGGGGTGATTTGGAATTACGCGAACACCTGCACACACTCAATTTTCAGTGTCTGTCTTTGCGTTCGTTTGCTTTAAATCAAtggaaaaaattgttgccTCCCAATCCAAGTGGTATGCAAATGA contains the following coding sequences:
- the LOC6611595 gene encoding protein FAM151B isoform X1, whose protein sequence is MDIKNTFLFTTTLFVLVAKIKGSALNASNYQYQVVAEQTAPDDSQIEYIFLQQSDMMKVWGANLTAITWAHAVNSQQLLDEVLTETSGIDFIEADIVLGKLNGDGEDIPIMAHPPANVSDLTLTDFLYQIINFNRDHEDQKKGVKLDFKSIEVFEGSLDILDVNIPNPTTYPVWINADILSGPVEQNRTVPVDADRFFAGCMRYKQAVLSIGWTTNWGADFRNGEYTQQQCDDMLETLSGNNVLSTGQAITFPVRAGIAANSEEQLHRLVAAVNETNESTLTIWSSAGDYVDVDKLRKLIFSFGLDRVYLDVPEELASQLNLDNPGNGASTFKSLFGFSFVSLCFWALSSWMQQL
- the LOC6611595 gene encoding protein FAM151B isoform X2 encodes the protein MMKVWGANLTAITWAHAVNSQQLLDEVLTETSGIDFIEADIVLGKLNGDGEDIPIMAHPPANVSDLTLTDFLYQIINFNRDHEDQKKGVKLDFKSIEVFEGSLDILDVNIPNPTTYPVWINADILSGPVEQNRTVPVDADRFFAGCMRYKQAVLSIGWTTNWGADFRNGEYTQQQCDDMLETLSGNNVLSTGQAITFPVRAGIAANSEEQLHRLVAAVNETNESTLTIWSSAGDYVDVDKLRKLIFSFGLDRVYLDVPEELASQLNLDNPGNGASTFKSLFGFSFVSLCFWALSSWMQQL
- the LOC6611596 gene encoding protein peste, whose translation is MTSRTRHCARLGIVLFGICCIASGVYLFRNWIDMFTRMRGQEMALSPNSRSFEGWKVSPLPLDFDIYLFNWTNPEDFYVGSSKKPHFEQLGPYRFREKPDKVDIEWHNHNASVSFRKKSWFYFDAAGSNGSLWDKVTTVNSVAHSAARRAADNYFARGAVNFANKLYGQRVTTTRTVNEMLFSGYKHPFINLGKLLSPQDVPYKRVGYHYPRNGSSEFDGGINMFTGADDIAKMGQIHTWNNLTHTGAFDGTCGQVHGSMGEFFPPNLGTKDTVYMYMPKMCRAIPLDYVETVTVHGVTAYKFSGTRHAVDNGTLYPDTSCYCVNGKCMPSGVINIGPCAMNASVYTSFPHFYLADPSYLEAIEGLRPEREKHEFFMTLEPNAGVPMDVGGGFQANYYMESIPGVSLYENVPTVMIPMMWCEERVRVSEEIAADIALVPLIVLLGQIVTGILLAGGLICTCWYPTRQVTHICHSDPKAKASVLRPLNAFGVNSKAATAPVAQLFRNNISSSGNERVGVRLLDYNRDSGIRQENGTMESMHRERLISEHSPDVVVR